Proteins from a genomic interval of uncultured Desulfuromusa sp.:
- a CDS encoding enoyl-CoA hydratase-related protein, which yields MSDKNLIVSIADQVALVTINRPEAMNALNPATIVELTTTIAALEQRADVHVIILTGAGDKAFVAGGDVALMRTLSPLQARDVALKAADLFQRIENSPCVVIAAINGYALGGGCELALACDLRLVAEKAQLGQPEINLGIIPGWGGTQRLPRLIGVSRAKELMFTGGRISADQALNLGLVDHVYPAEQLIEEARKLAQTIASKPQTAIRIIKEAVNNGMAMDQEKAIRYEAEMFGMCFTTADQKEGMDAFFEKRPAVWKNC from the coding sequence ATGAGCGATAAAAATCTTATTGTCAGCATTGCCGATCAGGTGGCTCTGGTCACCATTAACCGCCCTGAAGCGATGAATGCTTTGAATCCAGCCACGATTGTTGAACTCACGACGACCATTGCCGCCTTGGAACAGCGCGCTGATGTTCATGTGATTATTCTGACCGGTGCGGGGGACAAGGCCTTCGTTGCCGGTGGTGATGTCGCCCTGATGCGAACGCTCTCTCCTCTTCAGGCTCGTGATGTCGCACTAAAAGCTGCTGATTTGTTTCAGCGGATTGAAAATTCCCCCTGTGTCGTTATTGCTGCCATCAATGGCTACGCCTTGGGGGGAGGTTGTGAACTGGCTCTGGCGTGTGATTTACGCCTGGTAGCAGAGAAGGCCCAGCTTGGTCAACCCGAAATCAATTTGGGAATCATCCCGGGCTGGGGAGGCACACAACGTTTACCCCGTCTGATTGGCGTCAGCCGTGCTAAAGAACTGATGTTTACCGGTGGGAGGATCAGTGCAGATCAAGCTCTTAACCTTGGTCTGGTGGATCATGTTTATCCTGCTGAACAGCTTATTGAGGAGGCTCGGAAGCTGGCGCAGACTATCGCATCCAAGCCGCAAACAGCGATCCGGATCATTAAGGAAGCCGTTAATAACGGTATGGCAATGGATCAGGAAAAGGCGATCCGCTATGAGGCTGAGATGTTCGGAATGTGTTTTACGACTGCCGACCAGAAGGAGGGCATGGACGCATTTTTTGAAAAGCGACCGGCCGTATGGAAGAACTGTTAG
- a CDS encoding sigma 54-interacting transcriptional regulator — MDRQLISLGSADKILGLILTALRDLVDYELAVILKITEANTLAVQKAEGPLVNDRIKNFSVDLNRRRDLAHILRFDQPYLFNEQEEHEDTYEELLDLPEDHSCLVAPLYVQDTPIGLLTLDHSACSMFSPAIVKFIGTISRLIAVIIAQNESSLYLENLRRDLTRERNILLTRDASQFQNMMGNSPAWSRVVDQIKIVAESELPVLIHGETGTGKELVARTIHNLSPRSDKPFITLNCSALNASLAESELFGHEKGAFTTAIVQRKGRFEIADGGTLFLDEIADLPMEIQPKLLRTLQEGTFERIGGEMTRSCDVRIIAASHMDLKKRVQDGLFREDLYYRLGVYPLALPPLRQRKEDIILLAHHFIQKEAQKAGTLPPVISEEAAAGLLNSPWPGNVRELQNAVSRAVLLAKGNMIECRHLGLKENTASPAISLPDGLLETVSESQAPFPSMVSLEKRHIEAALMRTDGKIYGENGAAALLEMKPTTLQSRIKKLNISKQELLSD; from the coding sequence ATGGATAGACAACTTATTTCCCTGGGTTCTGCAGATAAGATTTTGGGGTTGATTCTCACTGCTTTACGAGATCTGGTCGACTACGAACTGGCAGTCATCCTGAAAATAACGGAGGCCAACACTCTGGCCGTACAGAAGGCGGAGGGTCCGCTGGTTAACGACCGGATTAAAAATTTCAGTGTCGATCTGAATCGTCGCAGGGATCTCGCTCATATTCTCCGCTTTGATCAACCCTATCTGTTTAACGAGCAGGAGGAGCATGAAGATACCTACGAAGAACTGCTGGATTTGCCTGAAGATCATTCATGTTTGGTCGCTCCTTTGTATGTCCAAGATACGCCCATCGGCCTTTTGACCCTGGATCATTCGGCTTGCAGCATGTTTTCTCCGGCCATCGTCAAATTCATCGGCACCATTTCACGCCTGATTGCCGTGATCATTGCCCAGAACGAGTCCAGCCTGTACCTCGAAAATCTCAGGCGAGATCTGACCCGGGAACGAAACATCCTGCTGACCCGGGATGCTTCTCAGTTCCAGAATATGATGGGCAATTCACCGGCCTGGTCACGTGTTGTCGACCAGATAAAAATTGTTGCTGAATCCGAACTTCCTGTCCTGATTCATGGCGAGACCGGAACCGGTAAAGAGTTGGTTGCGCGGACCATTCACAACCTCAGTCCGCGCAGTGACAAGCCGTTTATCACTTTGAATTGTTCGGCGCTGAACGCCAGCCTGGCGGAAAGTGAACTCTTCGGTCATGAGAAAGGTGCTTTCACCACGGCGATTGTGCAGCGCAAGGGGCGTTTTGAAATTGCAGACGGTGGCACCCTGTTTCTGGATGAGATCGCTGATCTGCCCATGGAGATCCAGCCCAAACTTCTAAGAACCCTGCAGGAAGGGACCTTCGAGCGGATCGGCGGTGAAATGACTCGTTCTTGCGACGTGCGTATCATTGCGGCGAGCCACATGGATTTAAAGAAGAGGGTTCAGGATGGGCTGTTTCGCGAGGATCTCTACTATCGCCTCGGTGTCTACCCTCTGGCGCTTCCTCCTCTGCGCCAACGGAAGGAGGACATCATTCTACTGGCTCACCACTTTATTCAGAAAGAGGCTCAAAAGGCCGGAACTCTTCCACCGGTTATCAGTGAAGAGGCGGCCGCAGGGCTACTCAACTCCCCCTGGCCCGGCAACGTGCGCGAACTCCAGAATGCGGTCAGTCGCGCTGTGCTTCTGGCCAAAGGGAACATGATAGAATGCCGTCATCTGGGACTGAAGGAGAACACTGCTTCGCCGGCAATTTCACTTCCTGACGGTCTTCTCGAAACGGTTTCCGAATCACAGGCTCCGTTTCCAAGCATGGTCAGCTTGGAGAAAAGACACATTGAAGCCGCTCTCATGCGGACAGATGGTAAAATATACGGTGAAAATGGTGCTGCTGCTTTGCTCGAAATGAAGCCGACGACCCTGCAAAGCCGCATCAAGAAACTCAACATCAGCAAGCAGGAGTTGTTATCGGATTAA
- a CDS encoding DNA starvation/stationary phase protection protein, giving the protein MSKVTKMNEYIANLQVWNVKLHNLHWNVTGEQFPAVHKFTEELYEEVFEKFDDVAEQLKIQGKSPAATIAEYAQLATIKEIPARDFPASEALKIVREDMEQMKQLSVDIRALADEGGDFSTVAMMEDHADGYAKNLWFLSAMQR; this is encoded by the coding sequence ATGAGCAAAGTCACAAAGATGAATGAATATATCGCCAACCTTCAAGTCTGGAACGTGAAGCTTCACAACCTGCACTGGAATGTCACCGGCGAACAGTTTCCGGCCGTGCACAAATTCACTGAGGAACTTTATGAAGAAGTCTTCGAGAAGTTTGACGATGTAGCAGAGCAACTGAAAATTCAAGGCAAAAGCCCGGCAGCAACGATCGCTGAGTACGCCCAGTTGGCAACGATCAAGGAAATACCGGCTCGGGACTTCCCTGCCAGTGAAGCACTCAAAATAGTTCGGGAAGACATGGAACAAATGAAACAACTCAGCGTAGATATCCGTGCACTGGCGGATGAAGGCGGTGATTTTTCCACTGTAGCGATGATGGAAGACCATGCTGACGGCTATGCCAAAAACCTCTGGTTCTTGAGCGCCATGCAGCGTTAA
- a CDS encoding peroxiredoxin — translation MSSTLVMRRMPEFEMEAYDAATGHYTTISSEQLKGKWGVVCFYPADFTFVCPTEIAAMNSQRDKLNELGVVVVPISGDTKFSHKRFAETEPLLKDLQLTMGADNTGNVARKFGVWIEQEGVALRGRFIINPDGVIVAEETVADSVGRSVMELIRQLEAWQHAYSTGEVCPANWRKGKKTLPVNTDVEQMTGNVGQYITIEEILA, via the coding sequence ATGAGTTCAACTTTAGTTATGCGGCGTATGCCGGAATTTGAAATGGAGGCATATGATGCAGCCACAGGTCATTACACAACTATTTCCAGTGAGCAACTCAAAGGTAAATGGGGAGTGGTGTGTTTCTATCCAGCCGATTTCACCTTTGTCTGCCCGACTGAAATCGCTGCCATGAATTCACAACGTGACAAACTGAATGAACTTGGAGTTGTTGTGGTGCCTATCTCGGGAGACACAAAGTTCAGCCATAAGCGTTTTGCCGAAACTGAGCCCCTGTTAAAAGATTTGCAACTGACTATGGGTGCTGACAATACCGGTAATGTTGCCCGTAAATTTGGGGTCTGGATCGAACAGGAAGGTGTTGCCCTGCGCGGCCGCTTCATCATTAATCCTGACGGTGTGATCGTCGCTGAAGAAACTGTCGCCGACAGCGTCGGCCGCAGTGTTATGGAATTGATCCGCCAGCTGGAAGCATGGCAGCATGCCTACAGCACCGGTGAAGTCTGCCCTGCCAACTGGCGTAAGGGGAAAAAGACGCTTCCCGTTAACACTGATGTCGAACAAATGACAGGTAATGTCGGTCAATATATCACTATAGAAGAAATTCTCGCGTAA
- a CDS encoding peptidylprolyl isomerase, whose amino-acid sequence MIQAKEADKVSIHFIGKLADGTIIDTTHEDPCNDDECGHAHGPMELVIGEGDFYLPIEEALVGMSVGDKKSIVISPDDAFGEYDPENVFSIPRSEFADDITPEIGLELEVTGEDDEVYMVTIVELSDEEISFDTNHPLAGEELNYEFELVEIL is encoded by the coding sequence ATGATACAGGCAAAAGAAGCAGATAAGGTCTCAATTCATTTTATCGGTAAACTTGCAGATGGGACGATCATTGACACCACCCACGAAGATCCATGCAATGATGATGAGTGCGGTCATGCACATGGCCCGATGGAATTAGTCATTGGCGAGGGAGATTTTTATCTCCCGATTGAAGAAGCATTGGTCGGCATGAGTGTCGGTGACAAGAAAAGCATTGTTATCTCGCCTGATGACGCTTTCGGTGAGTACGATCCGGAAAATGTTTTCAGTATTCCACGCAGTGAATTTGCCGATGACATCACCCCGGAAATTGGCCTGGAATTAGAGGTAACCGGCGAGGATGATGAAGTTTACATGGTAACAATTGTTGAACTGAGCGACGAGGAAATCTCCTTTGACACCAATCATCCCCTGGCTGGTGAAGAGTTAAATTACGAATTTGAGCTGGTCGAAATCCTCTAG
- a CDS encoding DUF4468 domain-containing protein produces the protein MLKTLLLILFLFITSCSGSLTRIPASEKIIHVTNEVQGRTQQQLLDMTRFWMEKYFTVHAEPVVLEDRQEGIITGIGHIDYPCSWVECVTKGDLQVSFTMRVDVQGEVINTTFLNVEIFTPSSGLDPVYQGGMNAQVWSKRDMDAIRPELLELNRALVDFLLDK, from the coding sequence ATGTTGAAAACACTTCTGCTCATTTTATTTCTTTTTATCACCAGTTGTTCCGGTAGTCTCACGCGGATACCGGCATCGGAAAAAATCATCCATGTGACCAATGAGGTTCAGGGACGAACACAACAGCAGTTATTAGATATGACCAGATTCTGGATGGAGAAATATTTTACCGTCCATGCTGAGCCGGTTGTTTTAGAGGACCGACAAGAGGGGATCATCACGGGTATCGGCCACATTGACTATCCCTGCTCCTGGGTTGAATGCGTAACCAAAGGCGACTTGCAAGTGTCTTTTACCATGCGCGTTGATGTTCAGGGGGAGGTTATCAATACCACGTTTTTGAATGTTGAGATTTTCACTCCATCGTCAGGATTGGATCCCGTTTACCAAGGTGGTATGAACGCTCAGGTCTGGTCAAAGCGGGATATGGATGCTATCCGGCCGGAACTTCTGGAGTTGAACCGGGCACTGGTTGATTTTCTGCTGGACAAATGA
- a CDS encoding PaaI family thioesterase — MKKENLKEIISRDAHCFGCSQKNPHGLKMRFYVDDATIYSWPKVPDYLCGWDGIVHGGVLSTILDEIMSWSAIYNIHRVVMTKTMTVDFFKPVYIADDLRVEGRVIEQTNEREVIVEGKIYKGDHLLCAQSRGTFAVFTAKAVKRMKIMPPEVLEGFGDLLDLE, encoded by the coding sequence ATGAAAAAGGAAAACTTAAAAGAAATTATCAGTCGTGATGCACACTGTTTTGGCTGCAGTCAAAAAAATCCACACGGTCTCAAGATGCGTTTTTACGTCGATGATGCCACCATTTATTCCTGGCCAAAAGTTCCGGATTATCTCTGTGGTTGGGATGGAATCGTTCACGGTGGCGTTCTTTCAACCATTCTGGACGAAATCATGAGCTGGAGCGCCATCTACAACATCCATCGCGTTGTCATGACCAAAACCATGACGGTTGACTTCTTCAAGCCCGTTTACATCGCTGATGATCTCAGAGTTGAGGGACGGGTGATTGAACAGACCAATGAAAGAGAAGTGATCGTTGAGGGGAAAATTTACAAAGGCGATCATCTTCTCTGTGCACAGAGCCGTGGCACCTTTGCCGTTTTCACAGCAAAAGCCGTGAAAAGAATGAAAATCATGCCGCCGGAAGTTCTCGAAGGATTTGGCGATTTATTGGATCTGGAATAA
- a CDS encoding zinc ribbon domain-containing protein YjdM, with translation MSNLPNCPECNSEYTYEDRGLYVCPECAHEWSMDAVGEESEQAEIICDANGHPLQNGDTVTVIKNLKVKGSSSDVKVGTKIKNIRLVSGDHNIDCKIPGIGSMGLKSEFVKKIG, from the coding sequence ATGAGTAATTTACCTAACTGCCCGGAATGCAACTCCGAATACACTTATGAAGATCGTGGTCTCTACGTCTGCCCGGAATGTGCCCATGAATGGAGCATGGATGCCGTTGGCGAAGAGAGCGAACAAGCAGAGATCATCTGTGATGCCAACGGTCATCCGTTACAAAATGGGGATACCGTCACCGTCATCAAGAACCTGAAGGTCAAAGGCTCTTCATCAGATGTTAAAGTCGGCACCAAAATCAAAAATATTCGTCTCGTATCTGGTGATCATAATATCGACTGCAAAATACCAGGTATCGGCTCAATGGGCCTAAAATCTGAATTTGTTAAAAAAATCGGGTAA
- a CDS encoding YkgJ family cysteine cluster protein, with protein MVTFDMSQLRQQTAERFSILKNTDRDISRLLEELSVIWSAAEAQIEQQKEGDRNLIDCAPGCQFCCVVNVSITLLEGISIVRFLRQLDPPVLAQVAAALDSLWRNVRGLDDDERLLARCKCAFLDDRGWCLIYPVRPLFCRSITSTDVESCRAAVTGQVFGEQKPVLMHQFQLQLYKTLFSGVATGLDQAGLDGRSFQMSGLVRYLLSHPEDELDLLRESSLSWDKIYP; from the coding sequence ATGGTCACTTTTGATATGTCCCAACTACGACAACAGACTGCAGAGCGTTTTTCCATTCTTAAAAACACGGATAGAGATATTTCTCGGCTGCTTGAAGAATTAAGTGTCATCTGGTCTGCGGCTGAAGCACAGATTGAGCAGCAGAAGGAGGGTGATCGGAATCTGATTGATTGTGCCCCTGGATGTCAATTCTGCTGTGTGGTCAATGTCTCTATAACTTTGCTTGAAGGAATATCGATCGTCCGATTCCTGCGTCAATTGGATCCCCCCGTATTGGCGCAAGTGGCTGCAGCGTTGGATTCTCTCTGGCGCAATGTCCGCGGCCTGGATGATGATGAACGCCTTCTGGCGCGTTGTAAATGCGCCTTTCTTGACGATCGGGGATGGTGCCTTATCTATCCGGTCAGGCCATTGTTCTGTCGCAGCATCACATCGACTGATGTTGAGAGTTGTCGCGCAGCAGTCACCGGACAAGTTTTCGGTGAGCAGAAGCCGGTGCTGATGCATCAGTTCCAGCTCCAGCTGTACAAAACATTATTTTCAGGAGTGGCGACCGGCTTGGACCAGGCTGGTTTGGATGGCCGCAGTTTCCAGATGAGCGGCTTGGTTCGTTACCTTCTCAGTCATCCTGAAGATGAGCTGGATCTTTTAAGAGAGTCATCCCTGAGCTGGGATAAAATTTATCCGTAA
- the rmuC gene encoding DNA recombination protein RmuC, with amino-acid sequence MPLTDNIWILPAVTLVIGLFCGWLIARLQASQHLHQELSKEQMERDQLLQQVARIEAQLEAERHANADKLRFLDETRQQVEKNFQALSAQALAANNQSFLDLAKTTLGSFQQQAKGDLEARHQAIGQLVQPLKESLHKVDSKIEQLEQSRSGAYARLDEQLKSLLNSQVKLESETGNLVRALRTPAVRGRWGEIQLRKVVEMAGMVNYCDFIEQETADSGRLRPDMIIKLPNGRNIIVDSKAPLQGYLESLEATEDKQRTICLAHHARQIRDHLQKLSAKNYWEQFQPTPEFVVLFLPGETFFSAALAQDPSLIEAGVDQKVLLATPTTLIALLRSVAYGWRQEKLTENAEVISQLGREMYDRLATLNQHFTQMGKNLERAVDSYNKGIASLDSRVLSSARKLKELGAGSSKEINAVEQIDKLPRSPQPPES; translated from the coding sequence GTGCCTCTGACTGATAATATCTGGATACTCCCTGCAGTGACTCTCGTCATTGGTCTCTTTTGCGGCTGGCTGATTGCCCGTCTGCAAGCAAGCCAACATCTTCACCAAGAACTCAGCAAAGAACAGATGGAGCGGGATCAGCTGTTGCAGCAAGTCGCTCGCATCGAGGCGCAACTTGAAGCGGAACGACATGCAAACGCAGACAAACTGAGGTTTCTGGACGAGACCAGGCAGCAGGTTGAAAAAAATTTCCAGGCCCTTTCGGCACAAGCGCTGGCTGCCAACAATCAAAGCTTTCTGGATCTTGCAAAAACGACGCTGGGATCCTTTCAGCAACAGGCCAAAGGTGATCTGGAAGCACGCCACCAAGCGATAGGGCAACTGGTTCAACCTCTCAAAGAATCTCTCCATAAAGTGGATAGCAAAATCGAACAGCTGGAACAATCCCGTAGCGGAGCCTATGCCCGTCTTGATGAACAATTGAAATCGTTACTGAACAGTCAGGTCAAACTCGAATCGGAAACCGGCAATCTTGTTCGTGCCTTGCGGACTCCGGCAGTGCGTGGTCGCTGGGGAGAAATTCAACTGCGCAAAGTCGTGGAAATGGCAGGCATGGTCAATTACTGCGATTTTATTGAGCAGGAAACCGCCGATAGTGGTCGTCTCCGTCCCGACATGATCATCAAACTCCCCAATGGTCGCAATATCATCGTTGATTCTAAAGCCCCTCTACAAGGTTATCTCGAATCGCTGGAAGCGACAGAGGATAAACAGCGTACGATCTGTCTCGCCCATCATGCTCGTCAGATTCGTGATCACTTACAAAAGTTGTCAGCCAAAAACTATTGGGAACAATTCCAACCGACACCGGAATTTGTGGTTCTGTTCCTGCCGGGGGAAACCTTTTTTTCTGCGGCACTCGCTCAAGATCCCAGCTTGATTGAAGCAGGTGTGGACCAGAAAGTTTTACTGGCAACCCCAACCACACTGATCGCCCTGCTCCGCTCGGTTGCCTACGGCTGGCGGCAAGAAAAATTAACCGAAAATGCCGAAGTCATCAGCCAGCTCGGCCGGGAAATGTATGACCGCCTGGCGACTCTCAATCAACATTTTACCCAGATGGGGAAAAATCTGGAGCGAGCTGTCGATAGTTACAACAAGGGGATTGCATCCCTTGACAGCCGGGTCTTAAGTTCTGCGCGCAAGTTAAAAGAGTTGGGAGCCGGAAGCAGCAAGGAAATCAATGCCGTTGAGCAGATTGACAAGCTGCCACGCTCTCCACAGCCTCCTGAGTCCTGA
- a CDS encoding LemA family protein, with translation MRIRILFILLCSTLLLSSCGYNSIQKNEESVFSAWGDVEATYQRRADLIPNLVSTVKAYAAHEKETLTDVVNARAKVGQTNISADKLGDAAAMQQFQQAQGQLSGALSRLLVVVERYPDLKASQNFLDLQHQLEGTENRINVARQRYNDAVRAFNTSIRTFPNNLTNNFLLHLERKEAFKADAGAATAPKVTF, from the coding sequence ATGAGAATTCGCATTCTATTTATCTTGCTCTGCAGTACTCTTTTACTCAGCAGCTGCGGCTACAACTCCATTCAGAAAAATGAAGAATCGGTTTTCTCTGCCTGGGGTGATGTTGAAGCAACCTATCAGCGCCGCGCCGACCTGATCCCGAATCTGGTATCAACGGTAAAAGCCTATGCTGCACATGAAAAAGAGACTCTGACTGATGTTGTCAATGCCAGAGCCAAGGTCGGACAGACAAATATTTCTGCCGATAAATTAGGTGATGCAGCGGCGATGCAACAATTCCAACAAGCCCAGGGACAACTTTCCGGAGCCCTGTCACGGTTGCTGGTGGTTGTTGAGCGCTATCCCGACTTGAAAGCAAGTCAGAATTTCCTTGATCTGCAACATCAATTGGAAGGAACAGAAAACCGCATCAATGTCGCTCGCCAACGTTACAATGATGCAGTCAGAGCGTTTAACACCTCCATCCGGACCTTCCCGAACAACCTGACCAACAACTTTTTGCTTCATCTGGAACGTAAAGAAGCATTCAAAGCCGATGCCGGTGCTGCAACAGCTCCAAAGGTGACATTCTGA
- a CDS encoding TPM domain-containing protein encodes MRHIFSLLFIFLLTCSAVMALTIPKPSGYVNDVAGLLSQTTQLKLEQFLRDFEKSDSTQITILTIPTLDGEVLEDYSLRVFENWKIGQQGKDNGALLLISKADRKIRIEVGYGLEGRLTDLLAGRIIDNEISPKFKQGDFDGGIVAGVVGIAEAVRGEYTGTGKTSRGKKKSNPFGFLFLLFFLGPFLSRIGGRRSSRRGGVFIGGPFMGGRGGGFGGGGFSGGGGGGGGGGASGGW; translated from the coding sequence ATGCGTCATATTTTCTCCTTATTGTTCATTTTCCTGCTGACCTGTTCAGCTGTGATGGCGCTGACCATTCCCAAGCCGTCAGGCTACGTGAATGATGTTGCGGGTTTGCTATCACAGACAACACAACTGAAACTTGAACAGTTTTTGCGTGATTTTGAAAAAAGTGATTCTACCCAGATCACAATCCTCACCATCCCAACCCTGGATGGAGAGGTTTTGGAAGATTATTCACTCAGAGTCTTCGAGAACTGGAAAATAGGTCAACAGGGAAAAGACAACGGTGCACTCCTCCTGATTTCCAAGGCTGACAGGAAAATTCGGATCGAAGTTGGTTACGGACTTGAAGGTCGATTAACCGATCTATTGGCCGGACGTATTATTGACAATGAAATTTCGCCGAAATTCAAACAGGGGGATTTTGATGGCGGCATCGTCGCCGGTGTTGTCGGGATTGCCGAAGCCGTCCGTGGAGAATACACCGGGACCGGAAAAACCAGCAGAGGAAAAAAGAAAAGCAATCCCTTTGGTTTTCTCTTTCTCCTCTTTTTTCTGGGACCGTTTCTCAGCCGGATCGGTGGTCGCCGAAGCAGCCGCCGTGGCGGCGTGTTTATCGGCGGTCCCTTCATGGGCGGCAGAGGCGGCGGTTTTGGAGGAGGAGGTTTCTCCGGCGGCGGAGGCGGCGGAGGCGGTGGTGGTGCTTCCGGTGGCTGGTAA
- a CDS encoding TPM domain-containing protein, whose amino-acid sequence MKPANEFFTSEEQQKIENAVKGAETKTSGEIVPMVVNSSYEYPRAELIGAGTLALAVGLIFSWAVGGESIWWFLPVFLVGFFGFQVLIRNSPGLKRKLINPKEFDLEVREKALVSFVEQGLHETRDKTGILILISLFEHRVQVLADSGINAKVPENTWDEIVTIIVNGLKAGDSCNATCQAVERCGELLEEHFPRKHDDTDELPNLVIEP is encoded by the coding sequence ATGAAACCAGCAAATGAGTTCTTCACCAGCGAAGAACAGCAAAAAATAGAAAATGCCGTCAAAGGTGCTGAAACAAAAACCAGTGGCGAGATTGTTCCCATGGTGGTCAACTCTTCTTATGAGTACCCACGCGCTGAATTGATTGGTGCCGGAACCTTGGCATTAGCCGTCGGTTTGATATTCAGCTGGGCCGTTGGGGGGGAATCAATCTGGTGGTTCTTGCCGGTATTCCTGGTCGGTTTTTTTGGTTTTCAGGTGCTGATTCGTAACTCCCCCGGCCTCAAACGCAAATTAATCAACCCGAAAGAATTTGATCTTGAAGTCAGGGAAAAAGCGTTAGTCAGCTTTGTTGAACAGGGATTACACGAAACCCGTGATAAAACAGGCATCTTAATTTTGATCTCACTCTTTGAACACCGTGTTCAGGTGTTGGCAGACAGTGGCATCAACGCAAAAGTTCCCGAGAACACCTGGGACGAGATTGTGACAATCATCGTTAACGGCCTGAAAGCCGGAGACTCCTGCAACGCAACATGCCAAGCGGTTGAACGCTGCGGTGAACTCCTGGAAGAACACTTCCCGAGAAAGCATGATGATACGGATGAGTTGCCAAATCTGGTTATTGAACCATAA
- a CDS encoding nucleotidyltransferase, with amino-acid sequence MRAVGLITEYNPFHNGHLHHLRESLCNTDAEVSVAVMSGHFLQRGEPALLDKWTRAEMALVAGVDVVIELPLPWACSSAPDFSRGAVQSLAALGVDSLCFGSESGKIESLQRCADLLYENETIVAEKTAKLLRRGVSYPLARGKILSALSPDTLESRIFTEPNNILGIEYLKALRLCDSMIQAVTIPRIGAGYHDTDSGADGIASATGIRQKLVESESVSDLIPPTVLPILHQAIAHGRVFAENKYFQLLLGQIFHNSADSSDLWLVENGIENRLLNAAENAFSLEELLSGLKSRQLTRTRIQRMLASLLLGMKRNLVLQLFADGPQYLHLLATSAQGQKFLASRRKQRSIPLIQNFSRIYAILKRHYGVETSAYRLALQQLNLELKGTKIYTLLLQNYAVGNRNRDFFESLRT; translated from the coding sequence ATGCGTGCTGTTGGCTTGATTACGGAATATAATCCTTTCCATAACGGACACTTACATCATCTACGGGAAAGTCTCTGTAACACTGATGCTGAGGTTTCCGTTGCGGTGATGAGCGGTCATTTTTTGCAGCGTGGCGAACCTGCTCTGCTTGACAAATGGACACGGGCGGAAATGGCACTGGTTGCGGGAGTGGATGTTGTTATCGAATTGCCACTTCCCTGGGCCTGCAGCAGCGCCCCCGATTTTTCTCGGGGTGCGGTACAATCTTTGGCTGCACTGGGTGTTGACAGTCTCTGTTTCGGGAGTGAGAGTGGAAAAATTGAGTCACTACAGCGTTGTGCCGACTTGCTGTATGAAAATGAGACGATTGTTGCTGAGAAAACAGCAAAGTTGCTGCGCCGGGGGGTGAGTTATCCTCTGGCCAGAGGGAAAATTCTCTCGGCGTTATCCCCTGATACTCTTGAATCCAGGATTTTTACGGAACCTAACAATATTCTCGGGATTGAATATCTCAAAGCTTTGCGGTTATGTGACAGCATGATCCAGGCAGTGACTATCCCGCGGATTGGTGCTGGATATCACGACACCGATTCTGGAGCTGATGGTATTGCGAGTGCGACTGGAATTCGTCAAAAACTGGTGGAATCGGAATCTGTCAGTGATCTGATTCCACCGACAGTTCTGCCGATATTACATCAAGCGATCGCTCATGGCCGGGTGTTTGCGGAGAATAAATATTTTCAATTGTTGCTGGGCCAGATTTTTCACAACTCTGCCGATTCATCTGACCTATGGTTGGTCGAAAATGGGATAGAGAATCGATTGTTAAATGCTGCAGAAAACGCATTTTCTCTGGAGGAGTTGTTGTCCGGCCTCAAATCCAGGCAACTGACCCGTACCCGGATTCAGCGGATGTTGGCCTCTCTTTTGTTGGGGATGAAACGGAATCTTGTGCTGCAACTGTTTGCTGACGGACCGCAATATCTCCATTTGCTGGCAACGAGCGCTCAAGGGCAGAAGTTCCTGGCCTCTCGTCGCAAGCAGAGATCCATTCCTTTGATCCAGAATTTTTCCCGGATTTATGCCATACTTAAACGGCATTACGGGGTCGAGACGTCAGCATATCGACTTGCACTACAGCAACTGAATCTGGAATTGAAAGGGACAAAAATTTATACATTGTTGTTGCAGAATTATGCTGTCGGCAACCGAAATCGTGATTTCTTCGAATCACTGAGAACATGA